In the genome of Streptomyces aquilus, the window CTGCTGCCGCTCGGCGGGCGGATCCCCGCCGAGGTGGTCAGGCGGTGGTGCCGGTGGATCGTACGGGCCGCCGGGGTCCGGGTCCGTGTCACCGGCACCGCCGCGCCCACCGGCGGCACCCTGCTGGTCGCCAACCACATCTCCTGGCTGGACATCCCGCTGCTCGGCGCCGTGCGCCCGGCGCGGATGGTCGCCAAGGCCGAGATCCGGCGGTGGCCGGTGGCGGGCGCGCTCGCCGCCAGGGGCGGGGTCCTGTTCATCGACCGGGACCGGCTGCGCGCCCTCCCGGACACGGTCGACCACATCGCCCGCGTGCTGCGCGCCGGCCAGGCGGTCGGCGTCTTCCCCGAGGGCAGCACCTGGTGCGGACGCGCCCAGGGCACCTTCCGCCGCGCCGCTTTCCAGGCCGCCCTGGACGCGCGGGTCCCGGTCCAGCCGGTGCGGCTGCGCTACCGCTTGGACGGCGGTACGGCCAGCACCGCGCCCGCGTTCGTCGGCGAGGACAGTCTGCTCGCCTCGGTGTGGCGGGTGGTGTCGGCGCGGGGGCTGGTGGCGGAGGTGGAGATACGGGAGGCCATTCCGTACGGCAGCCACCCCGACCGGCGCTCGCTCGCGCTGGCCGTGCAGCCGGGAGCGACGTCTCAACCGGGTTGGATCCACTCGGCGTTGGTGGCGTAGAACGTGTAGGTACCGCAGGCCGGTCGACACCCGTGAGCCACCCTGAGACTCTTCCTCGGCAGGCCATGCCTGTGCCGGCGAACTCGCCATCGAGGGAGTGGACATGAGAAGCGCACACCCCGGACCGGTCCATGTCGTCGGCGCCGGGCCGGGGGTCGGCGCCGCGGTGGCCCGACGTTTCGCCCGCGCCGGGCACCCGGTGGGTCTCGTCGCCCCCGACCCCGCCCGGCTGGCCGCGCTGACCCTGGACCTGATCGCGGAGGCCGTCGCGACGGAGTCGTACCCGG includes:
- a CDS encoding lysophospholipid acyltransferase family protein, encoding MSVWLPSAPCTPGTCVEPTGSATAVPRAVLRLVAVVALVLAGVALLPLGGRIPAEVVRRWCRWIVRAAGVRVRVTGTAAPTGGTLLVANHISWLDIPLLGAVRPARMVAKAEIRRWPVAGALAARGGVLFIDRDRLRALPDTVDHIARVLRAGQAVGVFPEGSTWCGRAQGTFRRAAFQAALDARVPVQPVRLRYRLDGGTASTAPAFVGEDSLLASVWRVVSARGLVAEVEIREAIPYGSHPDRRSLALAVQPGATSQPGWIHSALVA